A part of Tiliqua scincoides isolate rTilSci1 chromosome 13, rTilSci1.hap2, whole genome shotgun sequence genomic DNA contains:
- the LOC136663570 gene encoding transmembrane protein 100-like yields the protein MMGCKSNSVTCLQGGKPGLPVAATTDSTATLNKLALATGGTEKSWYRCVFPFGIVSLVIGIAATCITFTINGPQMDIAKVVSVATLIFGVGLLVAALVCWRAKRERQRRKQQEEPVPLEQGAL from the coding sequence ATGATGGGCTGCAAGTCCAACTCGGTGACCTGCCTGCAAGGAGGGAAGCCCGGTCTCCCTGTGGCCGCCACTACAGACTCCACGGCCACGCTCAACAAGCTGGCCCTGGCCACGGGGGGCACCGAGAAGTCCTGGTACCGCTGCGTCTTTCCTTTCGGCATCGTCTCCCTGGTCATCGGCATCGCCGCCACCTGCATCACCTTCACCATCAATGGGCCGCAGATGGACATCGCCAAGGTGGTCTCGGTGGCCACCTTGATCTTTGGGGTGGGGCTGCTGGTGGCGGCCTTGGTCTGCTGGCGGGCCAAGAGAGAGCGGCAGCGCCGGAAGCAGCAAGAAGAGCCTGTCCCCTTGGAGCAGGGAGCGCTATGA